One part of the Paraburkholderia flagellata genome encodes these proteins:
- a CDS encoding CobW family GTP-binding protein: protein MIPVTILTGFLGSGKTTLLKRILNEKHGMKIAVIENEFGEENIDNEILVQDSTEQIIQMSNGCICCTIRGDLARVLGDLAQQKRDGKLDFDRVVIETTGLANPGPVAQTFFMDNEIADEFLLDAIITLVDAKHGNHQLDEHEVVQRQVGFADRLFITKADLVDENELADLRHRVLHMNPKAQIRQVNFGEADIKEVFDLRGFNLNAKLEIDPDFLAEDDHGHDHDHDHAHDHAHDHDHADCDHDHGQCSHEGHDHGHHHHAHHDDKIKSFVYRSDRPFDPNRLEDFLGGILQIYGERLLRYKGVLYMKGVDRKVVFQGVHQMMGSDLATKWMPIEKKGSKMVFIGIELPQDLITDGLDACLA, encoded by the coding sequence ATGATTCCCGTCACCATCCTGACCGGCTTTCTCGGCAGCGGCAAAACCACGCTGCTCAAGCGCATCCTGAACGAGAAGCACGGCATGAAGATCGCCGTGATCGAGAACGAGTTCGGCGAAGAGAACATCGACAACGAAATCCTCGTCCAGGACAGCACCGAGCAGATCATCCAGATGAGCAACGGCTGCATCTGCTGCACGATTCGCGGCGACCTCGCACGCGTGCTCGGCGACCTCGCGCAGCAAAAGCGCGACGGCAAGCTGGACTTCGACCGCGTGGTGATCGAAACCACGGGTCTCGCGAATCCGGGCCCGGTCGCGCAGACGTTCTTCATGGATAACGAGATCGCCGACGAATTCCTGCTCGACGCGATCATCACGCTCGTGGATGCCAAGCACGGCAACCATCAGCTCGACGAGCACGAAGTGGTGCAGCGCCAGGTGGGTTTCGCCGACCGCCTGTTCATCACGAAGGCCGACCTTGTCGACGAGAACGAACTCGCCGACCTGCGTCATCGCGTGCTGCACATGAACCCGAAGGCGCAGATCCGTCAGGTCAATTTCGGCGAAGCCGACATCAAGGAAGTGTTCGATCTGCGCGGCTTCAACCTGAACGCCAAGCTCGAAATCGACCCGGACTTCCTCGCCGAAGACGATCACGGTCATGACCATGATCACGACCACGCGCATGATCACGCGCATGATCACGATCACGCCGACTGCGACCACGATCACGGCCAGTGCAGCCACGAAGGCCACGACCACGGCCACCACCATCACGCTCACCACGACGACAAGATCAAGTCGTTCGTCTACCGCAGCGACCGCCCGTTCGATCCGAATCGTCTGGAAGACTTCCTCGGCGGCATCCTGCAGATCTACGGCGAGCGGCTCCTGCGCTACAAGGGCGTGCTCTACATGAAAGGCGTGGACCGCAAGGTGGTGTTCCAGGGCGTGCACCAGATGATGGGCAGCGACCTTGCCACCAAGTGGATGCCGATCGAGAAGAAGGGCAGCAAGATGGTGTTCATCGGCATCGAGCTGCCGCAGGACCTCATCACCGACGGGCTCGACGCCTGCCTCGCCTGA
- a CDS encoding class I SAM-dependent rRNA methyltransferase, with amino-acid sequence MNIVTLKPSKEKSLLRRHPWVYANAIDRVEGKPAPGATVIVRSADGRFLGRAAYSPHSQIRARVWSFDENEPIDHAFFKRRVQRAVADRRAMVSGTGAVRLIFGEADGLPGLIVDYYIADDAEGRGQLVCQFMAAGVEAWKEAIVVALTSATGCPNVYERSDVSIREKEGLEQITGLLAGDEPPATIITSENGVRFHVDVRNGHKTGFYVDQRDNRALVQTYAREREVLNCFCYTGGFSLAAMKGGAKRVVSIDSSGEALATAQKNVEANGFDAALATWLDADAFKTLRRLYDEGERFDLVVLDPPKFAASREHVDRAARAYKDINLTGFKLLRPGGLLFTYSCSGAIDSALFQKIVAGAAADAKVDARILKRLGAGVDHPLLTAFPEGEYLKGLLLQIA; translated from the coding sequence ATGAATATCGTCACCCTCAAGCCGTCCAAAGAAAAATCCCTGCTGCGCCGCCATCCGTGGGTCTACGCGAACGCGATCGATCGCGTGGAAGGCAAGCCCGCGCCCGGCGCGACCGTCATCGTGCGCTCGGCCGATGGCCGCTTTCTCGGGCGTGCCGCATACAGCCCGCATTCGCAGATCCGCGCACGCGTGTGGAGCTTCGACGAAAACGAGCCGATCGACCATGCGTTTTTCAAGCGGCGCGTGCAACGCGCCGTGGCCGACCGGCGCGCGATGGTGAGCGGCACGGGCGCCGTACGCCTCATCTTCGGCGAGGCCGACGGCCTGCCGGGCCTGATCGTCGATTACTACATCGCAGACGATGCCGAGGGCCGCGGCCAGCTCGTGTGCCAGTTCATGGCGGCGGGCGTCGAGGCGTGGAAGGAAGCGATCGTGGTGGCGCTCACCTCGGCAACGGGCTGCCCGAACGTGTACGAGCGCTCGGACGTGTCGATCCGCGAGAAGGAAGGGCTCGAACAAATCACCGGCCTGCTCGCCGGCGACGAGCCGCCCGCCACGATCATCACGAGCGAGAACGGCGTGCGCTTTCACGTGGACGTGCGCAATGGCCACAAAACCGGCTTCTACGTGGACCAGCGCGACAACCGCGCGCTCGTGCAAACCTACGCGCGCGAGCGCGAGGTGCTCAACTGCTTTTGCTATACCGGCGGCTTCTCGCTAGCGGCCATGAAGGGCGGCGCGAAACGCGTGGTGTCGATCGACTCGTCGGGCGAGGCGCTCGCCACGGCGCAGAAAAACGTCGAGGCGAACGGCTTCGACGCGGCGCTTGCGACCTGGCTCGACGCCGACGCCTTCAAGACGCTGCGCCGCCTCTACGACGAAGGCGAGCGCTTCGACCTGGTGGTTCTCGATCCGCCCAAGTTCGCGGCCTCGCGCGAACACGTGGACCGCGCCGCGCGCGCCTACAAGGACATCAATCTCACGGGTTTCAAGCTGCTGCGTCCGGGCGGCCTGTTGTTCACGTATTCATGCTCGGGTGCGATCGATTCGGCGCTGTTCCAGAAGATCGTGGCGGGCGCCGCCGCCGACGCCAAGGTCGACGCGCGCATCCTCAAGCGCCTGGGCGCCGGCGTGGATCACCCGCTGCTCACGGCGTTCCCGGAAGGCGAATATCTGAAAGGCCTGCTGTTGCAAATCGCCTGA
- the xerC gene encoding tyrosine recombinase XerC: MLEHERRLSAHTLRGYTHELDELKKLANGKPLETVTAAQVRGAVARAHAGGLSARSIAHRLSAWRAFYRWLAGRIEIDANPVATVRAPKRAKTLPKALSVDDATHLMEAPAIAGLEAGGPEALRDRAMLELFYSSGLRLAELVGLDVRYVKRDGYESAGWLKRDAAEVEVLGKGNRHRMVPVGRKALDALDAWLAARSAFVKHDDAPLFLSVRGNRMAPGVVRERVKRAAIAAGIPANVHPHVLRHSFATHLLQSSGDLRAVQELLGHASISATQVYTSLDFQHLAKVYDTAHPRAKKRD; the protein is encoded by the coding sequence ATGCTCGAACACGAGCGGCGGCTCTCGGCGCACACGCTGCGCGGCTACACGCATGAACTCGACGAGCTGAAGAAGCTCGCCAACGGCAAGCCGCTCGAAACGGTCACGGCCGCGCAAGTGCGCGGCGCGGTGGCGCGCGCGCATGCGGGCGGCCTCTCGGCGCGATCCATCGCGCACCGGCTGTCGGCCTGGCGCGCCTTCTATCGCTGGCTCGCGGGCCGCATCGAAATAGACGCGAATCCTGTGGCCACCGTGCGTGCGCCCAAACGCGCCAAAACGCTGCCGAAGGCCCTTTCCGTCGACGACGCCACGCATCTCATGGAAGCGCCTGCCATCGCCGGCCTGGAAGCAGGCGGCCCCGAGGCGCTGCGCGACCGCGCGATGCTCGAGCTGTTCTACTCGTCGGGTCTGCGCCTCGCCGAACTCGTGGGGCTCGATGTGCGTTACGTGAAGCGCGACGGCTACGAATCGGCGGGTTGGCTCAAGCGCGACGCCGCCGAAGTCGAGGTGCTGGGCAAGGGCAACCGTCACCGCATGGTGCCGGTCGGACGCAAGGCGCTCGACGCGCTCGACGCCTGGCTCGCCGCCCGCAGCGCCTTTGTGAAGCACGACGACGCCCCGCTCTTTCTCTCCGTGCGCGGCAACCGCATGGCGCCCGGCGTGGTGCGCGAGCGCGTGAAGCGCGCCGCCATTGCCGCGGGCATTCCGGCGAACGTGCACCCGCACGTGCTGCGGCACTCGTTCGCCACGCATCTGCTGCAGTCGAGCGGCGACCTGCGCGCCGTGCAGGAACTGCTCGGCCACGCCAGCATCTCGGCCACTCAGGTCTACACGTCGCTCGACTTTCAGCATCTCGCGAAGGTCTACGACACCGCGCATCCGCGCGCCAAGAAGCGCGATTGA
- a CDS encoding DUF484 family protein: protein MNDREVADYLLAHPDFFVEHAELLATIKLGNPHGKAAVSLQERQMEMLREKNKHLERRLSELLRYGHENDSIAAKFNRWTTRMIAERDPHALPRSITQNLRDVFDMPQAALRVWDVADAYGQADFARQTGEEVRIFANSLDTPYCGANTGFEAAQWLDSSDGAAESVAIIALRAPAVASNDAPQGEAFGLLVMGSPDPRRFHEGMATDFLTQIGALASAALSRLLPH, encoded by the coding sequence ATGAACGATCGCGAAGTTGCCGACTATCTGCTCGCCCACCCCGATTTTTTCGTTGAGCACGCCGAACTGCTCGCGACGATCAAGCTGGGCAATCCGCACGGCAAGGCTGCCGTCTCGCTGCAGGAGCGCCAGATGGAAATGCTGCGCGAGAAGAACAAGCATCTGGAGCGCCGTCTTTCGGAACTGCTGCGCTACGGCCACGAGAACGATTCGATCGCCGCGAAGTTCAACCGCTGGACCACGCGCATGATCGCGGAGCGCGATCCGCACGCGCTGCCGCGCTCCATCACGCAGAATCTGCGCGACGTGTTCGACATGCCGCAGGCCGCGCTGCGCGTGTGGGACGTGGCCGATGCCTACGGCCAGGCCGATTTCGCGCGCCAGACCGGCGAGGAGGTGCGCATCTTCGCGAACAGTCTCGACACGCCGTACTGCGGCGCGAACACCGGCTTCGAGGCCGCGCAATGGCTCGACTCGAGCGACGGCGCCGCCGAATCGGTCGCGATCATCGCGCTGCGCGCGCCCGCCGTGGCCTCCAACGACGCGCCACAAGGTGAAGCCTTCGGCCTGCTGGTGATGGGCTCGCCCGACCCGCGCCGCTTCCACGAAGGCATGGCCACCGACTTTCTCACGCAGATCGGCGCACTCGCGAGCGCGGCGCTCTCGCGCCTGCTGCCGCACTGA